In Thermomonas paludicola, the following are encoded in one genomic region:
- a CDS encoding Lrp/AsnC family transcriptional regulator: protein MLDRIDYALLRLLRKNARLPNKDLAAKVGIAPSTALERVRRMREEKVLLGYHAEIAPAAIGVGLQAMVSVRLAKHSRALVDGFHHHVLHLPEALACYHVAGADDFLVHVGVRDSEHLRNFTLTAFTEREEVAHIETRLIFEFRRNVELPPSPAIGQPEGTPPPTGTGGMSGC from the coding sequence CTACGCCTTGCTGCGCCTGTTGCGGAAGAATGCACGCCTGCCAAACAAGGATCTGGCCGCCAAAGTCGGCATCGCGCCGTCAACCGCACTGGAACGCGTGCGCCGGATGCGCGAGGAGAAGGTGCTGCTGGGCTACCACGCCGAGATTGCGCCGGCCGCGATTGGCGTCGGCCTGCAGGCGATGGTGTCGGTGCGCCTGGCGAAGCATTCGCGCGCGCTGGTCGATGGATTTCACCACCACGTGCTGCACCTGCCCGAAGCATTGGCCTGCTATCACGTGGCCGGCGCCGACGATTTCCTGGTGCACGTGGGCGTGCGCGACAGCGAACACCTGCGCAACTTCACCTTGACCGCCTTCACCGAGCGCGAAGAGGTGGCGCACATCGAAACGCGACTGATCTTCGAGTTCCGGCGCAATGTCGAGCTGCCCCCCTCGCCCGCCATCGGGCAGCCGGAAGGCACGCCGCCTCCTACTGGAACAGGCGGTATGTCCGGGTGCTGA